In Desulfoferula mesophila, the genomic window ATCGTTTCGGCGGACATCGACACGATTTGTCAGGTGCCGCCGGGCGGCGAACTTACTTTTAAAACCGTGGGACTGGAACAGGCGCAGCAGGCCGAGCGGGACCGCTGGCGGGCCCTGGACGCCTGGCGCCCACCTCTGAAGCGAGGCGTTTGAAATGAGCGTGATAGATCTCAACTGCGACCTGGGTGAAAGTTTCGGGCCCTACCGCATGGGTTACGACCAACAGGTGATGCAGCACATCACCTCGGCCAACATCGCCTGCGGCTGGCACGCCGGAGACCCCGTGGTTATGGACCGAACCGTGGCCATGGCGGTGGAGCTGGGCGTCAGCGTGGGGGCGCACCCCGGCTATCCCGACCTCATGGGCTTCGGACGGCGCCACATGGAGTGCTCATCGGCGGAGTTGCGCAACTACGTAATATATCAGGTGGGAGCCCTGGAGGCCTTTTGCCGCCTACACGGGGTGGGGCTCAGCCATGTAAAACCGCACGGCAAGCTGTACCTGGACTGTCTGGACCGTGAGGAGCAGGCCATGGTAATCGCCCAGGCAGTGTACGATTACAACCCCGAGCTCATATATGTGGCCTTTGCGGGTCAGCGGGGCGAGGTGATGCGCAAGGTGGCCGCCGAAGTGGGCCTCAAGGTGGCTTTCGAGGCCTTCCCCGACCGGTCCTACACCCCCGATGGCAGGCTGACTACTCGCGATACCCCCGGCGCGGTGGTCACTGATCCGGACCAGGTGGCGGAAATCGCCTTGCGCGTGGCCACGGAACAAAAGATGATCACCATCGACGGCAGTGCGATCGACCTGGAGGCGCAGACCCTCTGTGTGCACGGGGACACGCCCACCGCTTTGGATCTGGTCAAATCCATCCGTAAGAAGCTGACCTCGGCGGGTGTGACGGTAGCTCCCATGTCACGCTTTCTGAAATAACTGGACCAGTTGAACAGAGCCGAGTTGAAACCCGGGCCCTTCGACCGGGCTCCGGCCGGGCCTGGTCCGGCCAAAGCGGAGGTGGAACCCGGAAACGCCGTAGCCTTGCCCTGGCTGACCGTGTCCCCAACCCAATGCAAAGCCAATTCTAATGTGTAGATGTAATGAGCGGAATAAATAAACTGTTCAGTCCCTGGCATCTTGGTGGGCTGGTGCTCCCGAACCGCCTAGTGCGTAGCGCTACCTGGGAAGGTATGGCGGATGCCCATGGCATACCTGGCACCCGGCTGGGAGATTTGTGGGCCGACTTGGCCTACGGCGGAGTGGGCTTGATCGTTGGCGGTTATATGCATGTCTTACCGGAAGGACAGGGTCTACCGGGCCAGACCGGCATCTTCGACGATCAGCATGTTGAGCCTCTGGCCAAGTTGGTGGAAAGAGTGCACCAGGCCGGAGGCCTCATTGCTGCCCAACTGGCTCACGCCGGGAGACACACCCATGCCAACTGGATCGGTCGCCAGCCTCTGGGTCCAAGTGGAGGCTACAACCAAGCGCTGAAGGAAGAAATTCGAGAAATGGACTCGGACTATATAAAAAAGGCGATACAGGCCTTCGGCCAGGGCGCTCGCCGGGCCAAGGAAGCTGGCTTCGATGCGGTGCAGTTACATGCGGCTCACGGCTATCTGATTAACCAGTTCCTCAGCCCGGCCTTCAATCAGCGCCAGGACGAATATGGCGGCAGTTTGGAAAACCGGGCCCGCTTTTGCGTAGAGGCTTACCAGGCGGTCCGCGCCGAGGTGGGCCGGGAGTACCCGGTTTTCATCAAAATGAACAGCGATGATGGCGTGCCCAGGGGATTCACCGTGGACCAGGCAGTGAAAGTAGCTCAGGAACTGGCCAATAAGGGAATGAACGCCATCGAGGTGAGCGGTGGGGTTGCCGGTGGTGGTAAGGCCCACCGCAACGGCCCGGGACGGGTGGTGGGTGGCCCCGAAGAGGAGGGCTATTTTTTGGACAATGCCTTGGTGATCAAGGAAAAGGTGAAGGTGCCGGTGATCAGCGTGGGAGGCTGGCGGAGTGTGGGGCGCATAACCGAAGCCCTGAACCGGCTGGATGCCATCGCCATGAGCCGGCCCTTGATAAAGCAGCCCGACCTGCCCGCTCTCTGGCGGGCAGGCGATGAGTCTCCGGCCAGTTGCGTCTCCTGTGGCAAGTGCCTGGCCACCGGACAGCAGGGAGGAATTTACTGCGCAAAGGGGCACGAGATACCTTAACAGCCGGCTTTTCAACACCGCTCGGCGCCGAGGCTTCAGCTGAGGTTGTGGATTATCGGCCGAGTAGTTGACCTGCTACACTTCTAACCCTGGTCTTGATTTCAAGTCAGGAGTTGGGCTTGGGGAGAGATTTCGACGATGGCTACGGGTATCGGCAGGGCTAATTGGACAGCTTAGGCTCCATTGATTTGATTTCTTCCATCGTGCTGAGGGACTTTTCGGCCATTTCCCGGAACGGTGAGTACCCGTTCCACAGGTTGGCATATGGGTAGGTAGCCTGAAACGGGTCGATGCTGCTCAGATCCTTGGCCACCAGGAAGCAGTAGGGCCGGGCGATCCCGTCAGCCGGCTGGGCAATGCCGTGGCCCTTGGCCGCCATCTCATGGGATAACATCACCTTTTCTCGGTCTAAGAGCGGGAATATTTGCCTTTCTGCTTCTTCCCGGTTAGCTTCCACCCAGAAACAGTCTATGGGCTCGGCATTCCAACGCCGCTCCCTGTAAGTGCATCCGGGCCAGTACCACCTGATCAACAAGGCATATTCCCTTTAAGTTCAATTAATTATATCATGCCTGCCTTAGGCCACTTTAAGTTCAGCCGTCGCCCACAGCGGTTCATTCCCGGTACCCGTTGGGGACGCCATAGAATATCGCGGGGTTCAGCCATTGGGCTGGGCCCCGTTTTGTTTTGGTGAAGCAGGTGGTGAAGTAGGGTTAGATGCGTGGGGTTGTATAAGTCGTCGAGGTCATCTGTTTGAGCGATGCACGAGAACTTTAGGGGATCATCAAACTCACCCCGTCGACCGGCAGATTAGGTTCTGGCTGGTTCTAGTTCTCCGTTTGACCCATCATTTGATCCAATACCGCCTGGTTGGGGGCTATAAAAGGTTTCGAAGCCGGAACTAAAGCCAGCGTGTCCAGGAATTTTGCGGTCATCCTCGATGCCGGTGGCAAGTGGGCCGACAATATGCTCTTCGGTGCAAGTTGGCGGAGAGTGTCGAGTTGCCGCGCAAACACCTCCGGAGGAATCGCGTGAACCCAGGGACAATCTCCGCTGGCCCAACTGAGCATCCCTTGCGCCAGTGCGTCCTCTTTCAGGTCATCGGCATCTTGCGCCAAGGTGGGGATGATGGCCCCAAAACAGTCGGCGGAGAAAAAAACATCCGACTTGTCGTCGTAAATACCGATGGTAGTCGGGTTGTCAAACAGGGGCGGTCTGATCGCGGTCAACTTGCGGTCTCCCGCCGATATGCCATCGCCGTGGTTAAGCCAATACACGCGATCCATGGGGACCGGCCAAGCAGCATTCATACGCATCACCGCGAGCGCGTTGGCCGCGAGTCGGGCCTTGGGTGCGGCTTCAAGAATTTTCTGAATGCTTCCGGTGTGGTCCGAGTCATCATGGGTAATCCACACCCACTTTAGCTCCTGTGGATCCACGACCATCCGCAGCGTTTTCATGAACTCATCACTATCTCTTCCCGTTCCCGTATCAACCAGGACCGGCTCATCGGCCTTGATGATAAAGGCGTTGACTGGGAGATACCCCATTCCGGGTAGTGGGACGTGAGAGGGGAGGACCTCGATATCCGGCGTAAATTCAAAAGCCTTGTCCATCTCTAATCCTCTTGGTTTGAGTTCCGTGAATTATCCCTTATTCGCGATAAGCACCATGCCGTTTCATCGTGAATGGAGGTGATCCGGGCGCTTGGGAACAGCCGATACCCTATGGCGATCATTGGGGACAGCTTGTGCCCGCTTGGACGCGAAGCGGGCAGCGCCTCGGGAGGAAATGGAGCCCAAAGAGCGCAGCCTTTCAACTCCGTTCCCTCCGGTTAATCACTTGTCCTGGTCCGCATCTTTCACTTCACCAACTCGATCTCGCCCGCCCGCCAAGCCTTGCTGAAGAAGGTTTCCTCCGGCCCGTACAGGCGCAGGACGGTAAACCAACCCTTGCCTGGCACCGACTGAACCCAGTTGCCCCGGGCCACGCCCTTGGGTTGCTGGGGAGCGATGTAGATCGTCGTGGAGCCATCGGAGCCCGCCTGAGCTGCAGGTGAGGGGTAGGTCTGGCTGCCGGCGCGAGGGAAACGCTGGGGTGTGTCGAGCATGGAGCGCGACTGGTTGTCGTAGAGTGTCAGAGACCAGAAGTTGGCGGCCGGAATGCCCTTGGGCAACTTCAACCGGTAGGTCTTGGTTCCATCGAGCAGCCGGCCCGCGGAGTCGGTGAAGCCCACGAGGTATTGCGAGCCCATCCTGGGTATGCGCATTATCATGCCGGGCGAGTCGAAGGTGTAGGCGTAATAGAACGCGGTGCGCGAATCGAGCGTGCGGGCTCCTGTCGGGGGATACGGCTTGAACATCCCCTCCTTGGTGTACTCCGGCGGCGGGGTTTCGAAGAACGCGCCGCCCTCGAACATCATGTTCATCCACATCGAATTCCGGTAGTACGTCCACTCCGGATGCATGAGTGCGTAGCGCCAGTTGAGGGTGCGCCCCGCCGCGTTGCCCACCGCCGCGGCGTCGGTGAGGATTTTTTTCATCCGCGCGTCGGGCTTGAAGGGCTTGCCGTGCACGATGCCGATGGCGGCAAGTTGCCCCGCGAGTTCCACGTCGTAGCTGGTGGCCGGCTCGCTCTGAAAATTCTCGTTGATCATCTCGAAGAAGCCGTAGCCGCTGGGCGGAATGGTGTTGAAGGCCTTGCCGCTGCCTTCGATGAACTTGGTTTCGAGAATCGGCGGGTTGCCGCTCAGACGAACCTTGCCCTCCAACGCGGTGGCGATGCTGGTTCCCATGCCGCCGGGCTGATAGGGGTAAATCTTGAGGTGCTTTTTGACGTTGGCCACGGCGGGGGCCGGGTCGCTGTTCACCAGGACGGAACGCGCCATGTAAATCACGCGGTTGGTCTTGGTGTGGGCAATGTAGTATCCGCCTTCGGGCAACGGGCCGGTGTAGCCGGGCGGCACGAGCAGGTACTTGCCGCCTTGCCCGCGATCCGGTCCGGGGCCGCCGATGTCGATAATCCAGCTGAACCACATGTCGTTGATCGTGCCCAGGCCCATGGGCGGCTGTTCGATCACCATCGGCCCCTGGGACAGGTTGACGATCGACATGTAATAAAGGGTGTCGCAGTTGCCCGTGAGGAACAGCGATTTGCTGTCCATCAGTTTGGAAAAGATGGTGACACTGTTGTCCGGGGCTCCGATGCTTTGCAACCCCTTGGCAATACCGTACGCCGAGGCGCCGCGAAAACTGTTGTTGTACACGGCCAGGGCGTTGTTGAAAGCGAGCGCGTCACGCACCTTCTCGGCGGTCGCCATGCTTGGCGCGCCGTCTTGGAACTCCAAGAGGCCGATGCTCGACTGCGTTTTATCCGGGGTGATCAACTCAGGAGGTATCACGGTGGCCGTCTGAGCCGCGACAGAGCCTGGCATGGCCAGTGCGAAAAAAAAGACCAGTAGCGCCAAAGGCCTAATAATTTTTGCCATTGGTCTCTCTCCTTCTATGGAGGTTTTTAAGGGAGCCTTAACGCCTCATAGCTAAAAGTGATCTTGCGCGTGAGTCACAGACAGGTTGTTAAGCCAGCATCTTAGGTTGGAAGGCCATCGCCCTAACTTACACACTACATTTTTTTCGGGAATTTTTGCGGGAAATCGTGTTGCTGCATTATTGCGGGTCGTAACGAGGTAAAGATCTGAAATAAATATAATTATTTGATGGGGCGTCATGCTCCTGGTCAGATGCGCGGCCCCTCCCACTGGCGACACGGGTTCAAATCCCGTTGGGCACGCCATAGCATATCGCGGGGTCCGGCCAAAGGGCTGGGCCCCGTTTTGTTCTGGGGAGGCGGGTTTGCTAAAAATCAAAAAACCTACCACCGCGGGCGGCAATTTCCGTATAATATAAGTAGGAATAATTACCAGTAGAAGTAAGCGCCCTAGAACCCTTCCGCACACTATTATGTGAGGAGAGAGCCATGGCTGAACCAACGAAAACCGACTGGAATTATGTTTGGGTGAAGGACAAGGCCGGCAACGAGTTCATCTGCAAGATTGGCGACCTCAAGGATCCCGCCAAGGCCTCCAAGGAGGAACTCGCCAAATGCCTTGACGATGCCAAGGCCGGTGTGCCCCTGGGCGACTAGCCGCCAAATCCTACCGATGCGCTGTGATGAGAGGCAGGTTCATCAACCTGCCTTTCATCGCGTGATAGACATTTTGGAGACCGAGATTTCATGGTCAAAACCTTCCTGGCTTTCCTTTTGTTGTTACCTCTAATGGTGTCATGCGCGGACAGAGCGCCTGTTGACGGTCATACGGTCTCCAAGGTCGATCTGCAGCGATACAGCGGCAAATGGTACGAGATCGCTTCTCTGCCGAATTCTTTTCAAAAAGACTGCTTTTGCACCTCGGCCGAGTACTCTTTGGAAGATGGTTATGTCAAAGTAGTCAATCGCTGCCGCAGAGGATATGTCCATGGTCAAGAGGACGAAGCGGTCGGTAAGGCTTGGCCGGTGAAGGGAAGCAACAACTCACGCTTGGAGGTAAGTTTTTTTTGGCCTTTTAAGGGAGATTATTGGGTCATTGGTTTAGATGAGGATTACCAGTGGGCCATAGTCGGTCACCCGGATAAGAAATATCTTTGGATCCTTGCGCGCAAGCCTCATATCTCTCCGGCTTTATATAAAGAGCTGATAGAAAAAGTAAAGGACATGGGGTACCAAACGGAAAATTTAAATAAAACGGTTCAGGCCTGTGGGGAATAATATTTTATATTCACTTCATTTGAACGGGGCCATAATTGCCAAGTCGCTTGCATTGACTGGTTACGCTGCCACCATTTGATCCGCCGGGGCGTGTACCGGTTAAAGTGGCCAGGCGGCCCAGGACTGCGGAGAGAGACTGAAAATCGCGGGGCACAGCCATTGGGCTGGGCCCCGTTTTGTTTTAGTGAAGCGGCTGCAAGCAAAACGGGCTTTTCTCAGGGCAGTGCGGGGCGAGGAAATTTAATGGTCGTAAATAGGTTTGGGCAATGTACAACGTTTATAATAATTAAATAAACCTATGGGAAGGAGAGAGTAAACATGCCCACGCCGCAACAGCTGGAATTGGCCCACAATTTTATCCTGCGCCATTTGATGGGGAAAGGATATGCGCCCTTTTACACCGAGGTGGCCGCCCAATTGGGAGTGAGCATGGAGGAGGGGCGTCAGCTTGTCCACGAACTCATCAAGGCCGGGGTGCCGGGTTTTCTGTTCCCCGAGACCGACCACATCGTAGCCATGCCCCCTTTCAGCAGCCTGCCCACCCACAACCGCATAAGCATCGAAGGCAAGCCGGGATGGTACGCCCAGTGAGGCTTCGAAGCGCTGGCGGTCTGCTGGCTATATCCCGGAAAAAAAGTCCAGATCGACACCTTCTGCCTGGATTGCGGTGAGCCGATCCATCTGGAGATGAAAGACGGCAAGATACTGAATTGCGATCCCGCCGAGGGGATAGTGGGTTACACCTGCCTGCCGTTCAAACAGTGGTTCGACAACATGTCCTACGCCTGAAGCACCATGAACCTCTTCCGGTCGGAAGAGCACGCCAAGAACTGGAAGGGCTACAAGGACAACACCGAGGCTGGCATCGTCCCGGTGGAAAACCTGGCCCAGGCCTTTGGCATTAGCCTTTTCACCCGCCGCCTGGACCCTGATTACGTCGCCAAGCTGGGCGAGTATGTGCAGGAGCTAGTGCAAACGGTCTCGGGCATGGGGCCGTTTTGGCAGATGGGAACCTAGGCGGACTGTCCCTCCCCGCTGGTCAAGTTTTAGGCTCGGGTTAGGGCGCAGCCGACCACGGCCTAGCCGCCAACGATAAAGGGCCTGCCGCAACTCATGCGGCAGGCCCTTTTAGCGCCAAAGGTCTGGGGCCTAATCTACGGCAGGGTTTCCTGCAGGGAGGTCGCAATGCGGCGGCTCAGGTCGGCCAGGGCCTCGCTGTGGGCGGTTACCAGATCCTTGGGCGAGGAGCCGGGCACGTCGATGATGATCCGGCAGCCCTGGAACAAAAGCAGCTTGTGGTTGTCGCCGCCCAGGACCGACCAGCGGGCTGTCAGCCCGAACTTCCCGCCCGGCGCGCCGTCCAGCCGGGTCACCTGCACTATGAGCTGGTAGTTGGATTGCTTGAACTCGTTCCATTTGAAGAAGGTGTAACCCTTTTTCCCCAAAAGCTCGTTCAGGTTGTCCTGCAAGGTCAAGATGACGGCTTTATCGACCGGCTCCGCCCAGCGGTTGAATTCCAGCAGGCGCAACTCCTCCGGACTGACCCGTTCCACCATCTGGGGACGATTGACGTAGGCCGGGACGGTAACCGGGCCGATGCTGATCATCTTGCCGCCAAGGTCCGCCTTGTATTGGCTGGTGGCGTCCTTGGGGGCAATCGGGTTGAGCATGTAGAACTTGCTCGGGGGGCTGGAGGCGCAGCCTGCGAGGATCAACACGGAGAACAAGGCTAGGGCCCCGATGGTTTTTTTGTTCATGGCCGTCTCCACGGTTTATTTCTTGCCTTCGATCAAGGCCTCTGGGTGGCGTTCCAGATAGGCGGCCAGGTCCCTTATGGAGCTTGCGGCCGCGGCCAACTCTTCCAGGGCGTTGTTGATCTGGTACCTGAAGTGAGAGTCCTTGCCCAACATGTTGTCAGCCTGTTCCAGGGCCTTCTTGGCGGCCAGCAGTGTGTCCGTGGCGGTATTGGAGGCCGTGTTCAGGCTGGCGACCAAGGGCCCCAGGCCGTTGTCGGTCTTTTGCAAAATGGCTTCGGCGCTGTTGGACAGCCGGGCCACCCTTTCATTGGTCTGGTTGACCAGCTTGCGCGTATCGGTCACCGTGCCCACCACCTCGTCGGCCAGGGGTTGTGCCCGCGACTCGACGATCGACATGGTGCTTTTGGTCTTCTGCATGATCGTTTGCAGATCCTTGAGCGAGGCCTTCAGCTCCGGCGCGTTGACCAGCTTGGCCAGGCCCTCCAGCACGGCGGAGGTCTGGGTGGCGATTTCGTCCAGGTTGATGCGCTTGAGCGTATCGCTCAGCTGGTCCAGGGCCGAGGGGATGGTGGGTATTTCAATCACGGGTCCATCCGGGTTCACCAGCTTTACCGGGGTGTCCGGAAAGAAGTCCAGGGCCACCACCAGTTGGCCGGTGATCAAGCTCTGGGTTTGCAGCTGGGCCCGCAAACCATGGGCTATGAGGTCTTTGGTCCTTTTGCGCTGCGCTTCCAGGGTCTTGGGCGCTTCGCCTCCTATTATGGAAAAGCTGCTGGGGTTCAGGGCGATGTATACCGGGATGTCCACCGTCAGCTTGCTGGGGTCGTAGTTGACGACGATGTTGCTGACCGTGCCCACCTTGACCCCTTTGAGCAGCACCGGCGAACCGATGGTGAGTCCCTTGATGGCGCCCTGGAAGTGCATAACCCGCGTCTCGGTCTTTTCAAAGAACGTTCCCGAGCCGAAGATCATGACCCCCACCACCAACAAGGCCAAGGCGGTTACCAAAAACCCGCCGACCATCTTGTTGTTGACTTGTTTGCTCATTGTCCGTCCCTCTCCGCCGCCGGGCCGGCGGGTGAACTTACCGGTTTGGTGCCATCGTCCAGCCCGCGAGTCAGGAACCTGCGCACCTTGGGATCGCGCGATTGTTTCAGCAACATATTGGGATCGCCGCCGGCAATCATGGTTTTGCTCTCGGGGTCCAGAAAAACCGAGTTGTTGCCTATGGCGAAGATGCTGGCCAGCTCATGGGTGACCACCACGATGGTGGTGCCCAGGCTGTCGCGAAGCTCCAGAATCAACTCGTCGAGCAGATGGGCGCTCACCGGGTCCAGCCCCGCCGAGGGCTCGTCGAAGAATAGTATCTTCGGGTCCAGGGCCATGGCCCGGGCCAGTCCCGCCCGTTTTTGCATGCCGCCGCTGATCTCGGAGGGGTAGTAGTCCTCGAAGCCGGACAGGCCCACCAGGGCCAGCTTCAGGGAAGCCATCTCCTGGATCTCCGATTTGGTCAGATCGGTGTATTCATTGAGGGGCAGGGCGATGTTCTCGGCCAGGGTCATGGAACTCCACAGGGCCCCGCTCTGGTAAAGGACCCCCACCTTGCGCATGATGGCCTCGCGCTCGGCCACCGTCGCTTTCCAGAAGTTGACCTTGCCGTACCAGACGTCGCCGGTAGCTGGCTCCTTGAGCCCGGTGAGGTGGTGCATGAGGGTGCTTTTGCCGCAGCCGCTGCCCCCCATGATGATGAAGATGTCGCCCTGGTTCACGGTGAAGGTGAGGTCCCGTTGCACCACGAAGCTGCCATAGGCCATGGTCAAATCCTTGACCACTATGCTGGGTTCAGGTGTGGCCATGGTTTATATCCCCAGGACGTTGCACATCAGGGTGATCAGGGCGGTGGCCACGATGATGCTCACGATGGAGGTAACCACCGCCGAGGTGGCCGCGTTGCCCACCGCCGAGGCGCTGCGTCCGCATTGCATGCCCCGCATGCATCCGGCCACCGCCACCAGCACTCCGAAAACCGCCGCCTGCAAAATGCCGATGGCGAAATCGGCCAGGCTCACCGAGAGCACCGTCTGGTTATAGTATTCGACCACTCCTATGTTCAGCATGCCCACGCCCACGATAAGCCCGCCCAATACCCCCAACAGGTCGGCGTACACGCAAAGCAGGGGCATCATCAGGGCCAGGGAAAACACCCGGGGCAGGACCAGAAACTCCATGGGCGGTATGCCCATGGTTCTCAGGGCGTCGATTTCCTCGTTTACCTGCATGGTGCCCAGTTGGGCGGCAAAGGCGGCGCCCGTGCGGCCGGCCATGATGATGCCGGTCATGATGGCGCCCATGACCCGGATCATGGCCACGCCCACCAGGGAGGCCACGTAGATCTGGGCCCCGAACATCTGCAGCTGCACGGCCCCCACGAAGCCCAGGATCAGGCCCACCAGGAGGCTTATCAGCGAGACGATGGGCAGGGCCTGCACGCTGCATTCCTGGGCGATGGCCAGCATGTCCGAGACGCGCAGCTTGGAGTGCCCCTTGATCAGCTTGAGCGAGGAGATGGACACCGCCCCGATGAAGTCCAGCATCTCTCCGGCGGAATGTTGGAAGGCGCGGGCTTCCAGGCCAACCCTCTCCAAGAACGACTCCTGTTGGAACTTGCGCCGCGCGCCCTTGCGCTCGGGCACCGCCGCCGCCAAATCCAACAATCGCACCGCGCCGTCGGGCAGGCTTTTGACGGTAAAGGGCAGCTTTTTTTCAGAGCACACCTCGCGCAAATGCTGCACGAAGATCAAAAGCGTGCTGTCCCAGGAGGTGATGCCCTCGGCCTCCAGGTCCACTGCGGTCACCGACGGACCGGCGTCCAGCTCTTGTCGCAATAAAGCGGCGCTGGGGCGTTCCACGGTCCGCAGCCAGTCGCCCGCCAAGTGGACCGCCAGGAGTTGGGGTGAAGGCCTGGTCAGGTTAATGCTGCAAGCGGCGCTCATTTTGGCAAAACTCTCTCGCTGCTCCAAGGGCGGCCATGCCCCATTGGGGC contains:
- a CDS encoding LamB/YcsF family protein, translating into MSVIDLNCDLGESFGPYRMGYDQQVMQHITSANIACGWHAGDPVVMDRTVAMAVELGVSVGAHPGYPDLMGFGRRHMECSSAELRNYVIYQVGALEAFCRLHGVGLSHVKPHGKLYLDCLDREEQAMVIAQAVYDYNPELIYVAFAGQRGEVMRKVAAEVGLKVAFEAFPDRSYTPDGRLTTRDTPGAVVTDPDQVAEIALRVATEQKMITIDGSAIDLEAQTLCVHGDTPTALDLVKSIRKKLTSAGVTVAPMSRFLK
- a CDS encoding MBL fold metallo-hydrolase → MDKAFEFTPDIEVLPSHVPLPGMGYLPVNAFIIKADEPVLVDTGTGRDSDEFMKTLRMVVDPQELKWVWITHDDSDHTGSIQKILEAAPKARLAANALAVMRMNAAWPVPMDRVYWLNHGDGISAGDRKLTAIRPPLFDNPTTIGIYDDKSDVFFSADCFGAIIPTLAQDADDLKEDALAQGMLSWASGDCPWVHAIPPEVFARQLDTLRQLAPKSILSAHLPPASRMTAKFLDTLALVPASKPFIAPNQAVLDQMMGQTEN
- a CDS encoding NADH:flavin oxidoreductase; this encodes MSGINKLFSPWHLGGLVLPNRLVRSATWEGMADAHGIPGTRLGDLWADLAYGGVGLIVGGYMHVLPEGQGLPGQTGIFDDQHVEPLAKLVERVHQAGGLIAAQLAHAGRHTHANWIGRQPLGPSGGYNQALKEEIREMDSDYIKKAIQAFGQGARRAKEAGFDAVQLHAAHGYLINQFLSPAFNQRQDEYGGSLENRARFCVEAYQAVRAEVGREYPVFIKMNSDDGVPRGFTVDQAVKVAQELANKGMNAIEVSGGVAGGGKAHRNGPGRVVGGPEEEGYFLDNALVIKEKVKVPVISVGGWRSVGRITEALNRLDAIAMSRPLIKQPDLPALWRAGDESPASCVSCGKCLATGQQGGIYCAKGHEIP
- a CDS encoding lipocalin family protein, producing the protein MVKTFLAFLLLLPLMVSCADRAPVDGHTVSKVDLQRYSGKWYEIASLPNSFQKDCFCTSAEYSLEDGYVKVVNRCRRGYVHGQEDEAVGKAWPVKGSNNSRLEVSFFWPFKGDYWVIGLDEDYQWAIVGHPDKKYLWILARKPHISPALYKELIEKVKDMGYQTENLNKTVQACGE
- a CDS encoding DUF1254 domain-containing protein, giving the protein MAKIIRPLALLVFFFALAMPGSVAAQTATVIPPELITPDKTQSSIGLLEFQDGAPSMATAEKVRDALAFNNALAVYNNSFRGASAYGIAKGLQSIGAPDNSVTIFSKLMDSKSLFLTGNCDTLYYMSIVNLSQGPMVIEQPPMGLGTINDMWFSWIIDIGGPGPDRGQGGKYLLVPPGYTGPLPEGGYYIAHTKTNRVIYMARSVLVNSDPAPAVANVKKHLKIYPYQPGGMGTSIATALEGKVRLSGNPPILETKFIEGSGKAFNTIPPSGYGFFEMINENFQSEPATSYDVELAGQLAAIGIVHGKPFKPDARMKKILTDAAAVGNAAGRTLNWRYALMHPEWTYYRNSMWMNMMFEGGAFFETPPPEYTKEGMFKPYPPTGARTLDSRTAFYYAYTFDSPGMIMRIPRMGSQYLVGFTDSAGRLLDGTKTYRLKLPKGIPAANFWSLTLYDNQSRSMLDTPQRFPRAGSQTYPSPAAQAGSDGSTTIYIAPQQPKGVARGNWVQSVPGKGWFTVLRLYGPEETFFSKAWRAGEIELVK
- a CDS encoding PqiC family protein — translated: MNKKTIGALALFSVLILAGCASSPPSKFYMLNPIAPKDATSQYKADLGGKMISIGPVTVPAYVNRPQMVERVSPEELRLLEFNRWAEPVDKAVILTLQDNLNELLGKKGYTFFKWNEFKQSNYQLIVQVTRLDGAPGGKFGLTARWSVLGGDNHKLLLFQGCRIIIDVPGSSPKDLVTAHSEALADLSRRIATSLQETLP
- a CDS encoding ABC transporter ATP-binding protein, which gives rise to MATPEPSIVVKDLTMAYGSFVVQRDLTFTVNQGDIFIIMGGSGCGKSTLMHHLTGLKEPATGDVWYGKVNFWKATVAEREAIMRKVGVLYQSGALWSSMTLAENIALPLNEYTDLTKSEIQEMASLKLALVGLSGFEDYYPSEISGGMQKRAGLARAMALDPKILFFDEPSAGLDPVSAHLLDELILELRDSLGTTIVVVTHELASIFAIGNNSVFLDPESKTMIAGGDPNMLLKQSRDPKVRRFLTRGLDDGTKPVSSPAGPAAERDGQ
- a CDS encoding MlaD family protein; protein product: MSKQVNNKMVGGFLVTALALLVVGVMIFGSGTFFEKTETRVMHFQGAIKGLTIGSPVLLKGVKVGTVSNIVVNYDPSKLTVDIPVYIALNPSSFSIIGGEAPKTLEAQRKRTKDLIAHGLRAQLQTQSLITGQLVVALDFFPDTPVKLVNPDGPVIEIPTIPSALDQLSDTLKRINLDEIATQTSAVLEGLAKLVNAPELKASLKDLQTIMQKTKSTMSIVESRAQPLADEVVGTVTDTRKLVNQTNERVARLSNSAEAILQKTDNGLGPLVASLNTASNTATDTLLAAKKALEQADNMLGKDSHFRYQINNALEELAAAASSIRDLAAYLERHPEALIEGKK
- a CDS encoding MlaE family ABC transporter permease, with the protein product MSAACSINLTRPSPQLLAVHLAGDWLRTVERPSAALLRQELDAGPSVTAVDLEAEGITSWDSTLLIFVQHLREVCSEKKLPFTVKSLPDGAVRLLDLAAAVPERKGARRKFQQESFLERVGLEARAFQHSAGEMLDFIGAVSISSLKLIKGHSKLRVSDMLAIAQECSVQALPIVSLISLLVGLILGFVGAVQLQMFGAQIYVASLVGVAMIRVMGAIMTGIIMAGRTGAAFAAQLGTMQVNEEIDALRTMGIPPMEFLVLPRVFSLALMMPLLCVYADLLGVLGGLIVGVGMLNIGVVEYYNQTVLSVSLADFAIGILQAAVFGVLVAVAGCMRGMQCGRSASAVGNAATSAVVTSIVSIIVATALITLMCNVLGI